Proteins from a genomic interval of Ferrovibrio terrae:
- a CDS encoding cytochrome ubiquinol oxidase subunit I — translation MQALLDPVFLARLQFAFTVSFHIVFPAFTIGLASYLAVLEALWLWTKREVYIQVFRYWIKIFAVTFGMGVVSGLVMSYQFGTNWAVFSDRAGPVIGPLMGYEVLSAFFLEAGFLGVMLFGMQRVGKGLHFFATAMVAFGTFISAFWILAVNSWMQTPAGYAIAPNGQFVPEDWFAVIFNPSFPYRLVHMVLAAYLTTAFVVGAVGAWHLLRDKTNAGARVMFSMAMWMAAIVAPIQIFAGDLHGLNTLQHQPAKIAAMEGHYEESIKGAPLYLFGLPDNEAGETKYAIGIPKLGSLILTHDWDGEMKGLKAFPREDWPPTPVVFWSFRIMVGLGMLMALVGLVSLVMRLGGRIYSNSLLHRAALVMGPSGFVAVLAGWVTTEVGRQPYTIYGLLRTADSVSPIGLPGVATSLIAFIIVYFIVFGAGIFYLLRLMAKTPGAIGKAEPETPMRAAGIMPGPAQQIAKGE, via the coding sequence ATGCAAGCGCTGCTCGATCCCGTCTTTCTGGCCAGGCTGCAGTTCGCCTTCACGGTCTCGTTCCATATCGTTTTCCCGGCCTTCACCATCGGACTCGCCAGCTATCTGGCGGTGCTTGAGGCGCTGTGGCTGTGGACCAAACGCGAGGTCTACATCCAGGTCTTTCGCTACTGGATCAAGATCTTCGCCGTCACCTTCGGCATGGGCGTCGTGTCGGGGCTGGTGATGAGCTACCAGTTCGGCACCAACTGGGCGGTGTTTTCCGACAGGGCCGGGCCCGTGATTGGTCCGCTCATGGGTTACGAAGTGCTGTCGGCCTTCTTCCTCGAAGCCGGCTTCCTCGGCGTGATGCTGTTCGGCATGCAGCGTGTGGGCAAGGGTCTGCATTTCTTCGCCACCGCCATGGTCGCTTTCGGCACGTTCATCTCCGCCTTCTGGATTCTCGCGGTGAACAGCTGGATGCAGACGCCAGCCGGCTATGCCATCGCGCCGAACGGCCAGTTCGTGCCGGAAGACTGGTTCGCCGTGATCTTCAATCCGTCCTTCCCCTATCGCCTGGTGCATATGGTGCTGGCGGCCTATCTCACCACCGCCTTCGTGGTTGGCGCAGTCGGCGCGTGGCATCTTTTGCGCGACAAGACCAATGCCGGCGCGCGCGTGATGTTCTCGATGGCGATGTGGATGGCGGCCATCGTGGCGCCGATCCAGATCTTTGCCGGCGACCTGCACGGCCTGAACACGCTGCAGCACCAGCCGGCCAAGATCGCCGCGATGGAAGGCCATTACGAGGAAAGCATCAAGGGCGCGCCGCTCTACCTGTTCGGCCTGCCCGACAACGAGGCCGGCGAAACGAAATACGCCATCGGCATCCCCAAGCTGGGCAGCCTGATCCTGACGCATGACTGGGATGGCGAAATGAAGGGGCTGAAGGCCTTCCCGCGCGAAGACTGGCCGCCGACCCCGGTGGTGTTCTGGAGCTTCCGCATCATGGTGGGGCTGGGCATGCTGATGGCGCTGGTCGGACTGGTCAGCCTGGTCATGCGCCTCGGCGGCCGCATCTACAGCAACAGCCTGCTGCATCGCGCCGCACTCGTGATGGGGCCGAGCGGCTTCGTTGCCGTGCTGGCCGGCTGGGTCACTACCGAGGTCGGCCGCCAGCCTTATACAATCTATGGCCTGCTGCGCACGGCCGACTCCGTCTCGCCGATCGGCCTGCCCGGTGTGGCGACCTCGCTGATCGCCTTCATCATCGTCTACTTCATCGTGTTTGGCGCCGGCATCTTCTACCTGCTGCGCCTGATGGCCAAGACGCCCGGCGCCATCGGCAAGGCCGAACCTGAAACGCCGATGCGGGCCGCCGGCATCATGCCTGGTCCGGCTCAGCAAATCGCGAAAGGGGAGTAG
- a CDS encoding COG3650 family protein produces the protein MKRVILIFAALTTLAACSGGTDSRPHDGIVLTKQSKEAPDWGRHLPDVWGGLQACLAAHPVQPAYATHVTLQNHGMMQVRLRGADRSLYECSTGTTGSPAPQIAVTERQRVAGPAFTPASMPEPYMRCGTPEPVLSGTGRLLGWLTYFNPDCPPRSVAAESGWRGFGNEPYWSLRISGNDVVFDRLGELPQNYSAKRPVSEGNRQTWSLNNDGSQLQVSITEAACGDSMRRSYPYTAELRFEGRTYRGCAEKTAAIP, from the coding sequence ATGAAACGTGTAATCTTGATCTTCGCCGCCCTCACCACGCTCGCCGCCTGTTCGGGCGGGACGGACAGCCGTCCGCATGACGGCATCGTGCTGACCAAACAGAGCAAGGAAGCGCCTGACTGGGGCCGCCACCTGCCGGATGTCTGGGGCGGGCTGCAGGCCTGTCTCGCGGCGCATCCGGTCCAGCCGGCCTATGCCACCCATGTGACCTTGCAGAATCACGGCATGATGCAGGTGCGCCTGCGCGGCGCCGACCGCAGCCTGTATGAATGCAGCACCGGTACGACCGGCAGCCCGGCGCCGCAGATTGCGGTCACGGAACGTCAGCGCGTGGCTGGCCCAGCTTTCACGCCGGCCAGCATGCCAGAGCCCTATATGCGCTGCGGCACGCCCGAGCCGGTGCTGAGCGGCACCGGCCGGTTGCTCGGCTGGCTCACCTATTTCAATCCCGATTGCCCGCCGCGCAGCGTGGCCGCCGAAAGCGGCTGGCGCGGTTTTGGCAATGAACCCTACTGGAGCCTGCGGATCAGCGGCAATGACGTGGTGTTCGACCGGCTGGGCGAACTGCCGCAGAATTACAGCGCGAAGCGGCCGGTCAGCGAGGGTAACCGCCAGACCTGGTCGCTCAACAACGACGGCTCGCAGCTGCAGGTCAGCATCACCGAAGCCGCCTGCGGCGACAGTATGAGGCGCAGCTATCCCTATACGGCGGAACTGCGCTTTGAGGGCCGCACCTATCGTGGCTGCGCCGAGAAGACCGCCGCCATTCCGTAA
- a CDS encoding GntR family transcriptional regulator: protein MNTAVMDGGVRRSQTRRAYDELKRRILDNELPPGTQALEQQAAEWLGMSRTPVREALIRLAQEGMVEVRPRHGMRVLPIAIADLRDIYDLLAGLEATAVDIIARRGLQPQENAELDRLLADMTEALALDDRTVWAEGDARFHRRLVEMSGNQRLIVMVETIREQSHRARMATLQLRPKPTTSNDDHAAVVAALRRRDAEAATRLIRTHRLRAARLLIDLLEHHGLNHL, encoded by the coding sequence ATGAACACGGCTGTGATGGATGGTGGTGTGCGGCGTTCGCAGACGCGCCGCGCCTATGACGAACTGAAGCGCCGCATTCTCGACAATGAATTGCCGCCGGGCACCCAGGCGCTGGAACAGCAGGCTGCCGAGTGGCTCGGCATGAGCCGCACGCCGGTGCGCGAGGCGCTGATCCGGCTGGCGCAGGAGGGTATGGTGGAAGTGCGGCCGCGCCATGGCATGCGCGTGCTCCCCATCGCGATTGCCGACCTGCGCGATATTTACGATCTGCTGGCCGGACTGGAAGCCACCGCCGTCGACATCATCGCGCGGCGCGGGCTGCAGCCGCAGGAGAATGCCGAGCTCGACCGGCTGCTGGCTGACATGACCGAGGCGTTGGCGCTGGATGACCGCACGGTCTGGGCCGAAGGCGATGCGCGTTTCCATCGCCGGCTGGTCGAGATGTCGGGGAACCAGCGGCTGATCGTGATGGTGGAAACCATCCGCGAGCAGTCGCATCGCGCCCGCATGGCCACGCTGCAGCTGCGGCCCAAGCCGACGACCTCGAATGACGACCATGCCGCCGTGGTCGCGGCGTTGCGGCGGCGCGATGCCGAGGCCGCCACCCGGCTGATCCGCACGCATCGCCTGCGCGCGGCCCGGCTGCTGATCGACCTGCTGGAACATCACGGCCTCAATCACCTCTGA
- a CDS encoding RluA family pseudouridine synthase yields the protein MNAAELEKRLLYRDGLMLVVDKPPGLPVHAGPGGGDNLERHLNWLRFGLPKPPSLAHRLDRDTSGCLVLGRHPKALRKLGKLFQDGKVDKTYWAVTRHAPAEAQGRVDAPLKKLSTKSGGWHMAIAEDGQHAVTDWRVLGTSPDGLCWIECHPRTGRTHQIRVHLASLGAPLLGDAQYGDAALEKPLTLHLQSHAITLPLYPSREPITVSAEPPPHMQVALTACGWVKAATVSAPA from the coding sequence ATGAATGCCGCCGAACTGGAAAAACGCCTGCTGTATCGCGACGGGCTGATGCTGGTGGTCGACAAGCCGCCCGGCCTGCCGGTGCATGCCGGCCCCGGCGGCGGCGACAATCTGGAACGCCACCTGAACTGGCTGCGCTTCGGCCTGCCCAAGCCGCCATCGCTGGCGCACCGGCTGGATCGCGACACGTCGGGTTGCCTGGTACTGGGCCGGCATCCGAAAGCGTTGCGCAAGCTGGGCAAGCTGTTCCAGGACGGCAAGGTCGACAAGACCTACTGGGCGGTGACGCGTCATGCGCCGGCCGAGGCACAAGGCCGCGTCGATGCGCCGCTGAAAAAGCTGAGCACCAAAAGCGGCGGCTGGCATATGGCGATTGCCGAGGACGGCCAGCATGCCGTCACCGACTGGCGTGTGCTGGGCACATCTCCTGACGGACTCTGCTGGATCGAATGCCATCCGCGCACCGGCCGCACGCACCAGATCCGTGTGCATCTGGCATCCCTGGGCGCGCCCTTGCTGGGCGATGCGCAATACGGCGATGCCGCGCTGGAAAAGCCGCTGACCCTGCATCTGCAGAGTCATGCGATCACGCTGCCGCTCTATCCCTCACGCGAGCCAATTACAGTGAGCGCCGAGCCGCCGCCGCATATGCAGGTGGCACTGACCGCCTGCGGCTGGGTCAAGGCGGCTACGGTTTCAGCACCAGCTTGA
- a CDS encoding DUF2474 domain-containing protein — translation MPIITDSEAQKPIWQRLLWFVALWAGSVAALGVVGYAIKLVLKP, via the coding sequence ATGCCCATTATCACTGACAGCGAAGCGCAGAAGCCGATCTGGCAGCGACTTTTATGGTTTGTCGCGCTGTGGGCCGGCAGCGTCGCGGCGCTCGGCGTGGTCGGCTATGCGATCAAGCTGGTGCTGAAACCGTAG
- a CDS encoding GNAT family N-acetyltransferase — MAISLPDAVSLQAYTSADLPAVRALHALAFRQLAASHHDAAQIAAHEALIAADDYAVDVARSNLILARDQAGSLIATAGWLPMPERPNTARIRKVFVHPGWARRGLATALVQAAEQAAAAAGYPQLYVRANINAVPLYLKMGYRAEAEGLMPAGGAELPVVYMTRPAR, encoded by the coding sequence ATGGCCATATCTTTACCCGATGCCGTCAGCCTGCAGGCCTATACCTCCGCTGACCTGCCCGCGGTGCGGGCGTTGCATGCCCTGGCCTTCCGCCAGCTGGCCGCCAGCCATCACGATGCAGCGCAGATCGCGGCGCATGAGGCGCTGATCGCAGCCGACGACTATGCGGTGGATGTGGCGCGCTCCAACCTGATCCTCGCCCGCGATCAGGCGGGCAGCCTGATCGCCACCGCCGGCTGGCTGCCGATGCCCGAGCGGCCGAACACGGCCCGCATCCGCAAGGTCTTCGTGCATCCCGGCTGGGCGCGGCGCGGCCTGGCCACCGCGCTGGTGCAGGCGGCCGAACAGGCTGCAGCCGCCGCCGGTTATCCGCAGCTCTATGTGCGGGCCAATATCAATGCCGTGCCGCTGTACCTGAAAATGGGATATCGCGCGGAAGCCGAGGGGCTGATGCCGGCCGGCGGCGCCGAGCTGCCGGTCGTCTATATGACGCGCCCGGCCCGCTGA
- the cydB gene encoding cytochrome d ubiquinol oxidase subunit II, producing the protein MTLDLPLIWAGLIAFAVLAYVVLDGFDLGIGILFPLFKKERERDVLMNSVAPVWDGNETWLVLGGGGLLAAFPLAYATILPALYAPLTVMLLGLVFRGVAFEFRWRTVRWKRVWDWSFTLGSLLATFMQGIALGGLIQGIKVANRAYAGGWWDWLTPFSLLTGLSLVVGYALLGACWLVIKTEGEIQNRCYDLGRKLSVGLVLLIGLVSLWTPFLGEQFLQRWFTWPNILLTAPMPLLVLLAAGSLWRGLHDYKRPLQPFLSALALFVLSYIGLGISFWPLMVPPSLTFYDAAAPDVSLGFLLVGAVILLPIILAYTAYSYYVFRGKVDPDAHYH; encoded by the coding sequence ATGACACTCGATCTTCCGCTGATCTGGGCCGGCCTGATCGCCTTTGCGGTGCTGGCCTATGTGGTGCTGGACGGTTTCGATCTCGGCATTGGCATCCTGTTCCCGCTGTTCAAGAAAGAACGCGAGCGCGACGTGCTGATGAATTCGGTAGCCCCCGTCTGGGACGGCAACGAGACCTGGCTGGTGCTGGGCGGCGGCGGATTGCTCGCCGCCTTCCCGCTCGCCTACGCCACCATCCTGCCGGCGCTCTATGCCCCGCTGACCGTGATGCTGCTTGGGCTGGTCTTCCGCGGCGTCGCCTTTGAATTCCGCTGGCGCACCGTGCGCTGGAAACGGGTGTGGGACTGGAGCTTCACGCTCGGCTCGCTGCTTGCCACGTTTATGCAGGGGATCGCGCTTGGCGGCCTGATCCAGGGCATCAAGGTGGCGAACCGGGCCTATGCTGGCGGCTGGTGGGACTGGCTGACACCGTTCAGCCTCCTCACGGGGCTCTCGCTGGTGGTGGGTTACGCACTGCTCGGCGCCTGCTGGCTGGTGATCAAGACCGAGGGCGAGATCCAGAATCGCTGCTACGATCTTGGCCGCAAGCTCAGCGTCGGCCTCGTGCTGCTGATTGGCCTGGTCAGCCTGTGGACGCCATTCCTGGGTGAGCAGTTCCTGCAGCGCTGGTTCACCTGGCCGAATATCCTGCTGACCGCGCCGATGCCGCTGCTGGTACTGCTGGCGGCCGGATCGCTGTGGCGCGGGCTGCATGATTACAAGCGGCCGCTGCAGCCTTTCCTCTCGGCGCTGGCGCTGTTCGTGCTGTCGTATATCGGTCTGGGGATCAGCTTCTGGCCGTTGATGGTGCCGCCTTCGCTCACCTTCTACGACGCGGCGGCACCAGATGTCTCGCTCGGCTTCCTGCTGGTCGGTGCGGTGATCCTGCTGCCGATCATCCTCGCCTATACCGCCTATTCCTATTACGTGTTCCGCGGCAAGGTCGATCCCGATGCCCATTATCACTGA